The DNA window CAGCTTGTCACGCCGTAGCCTTGATGGAGGCGGAAGATTGGGCAAAAGGGAGCGTTTTTCAAAGGTCTCGAGGACATGGGATTGTTGTTATCATTCTCACAAGGACCTCCCCCCTAAATGATGAATGAAAAAGAAAAACTCGCACGATTTTATGAATCGCATCACGCCTCGGGCAACCGATACGGCTTTGTCTTCGGTGATGAGATGCGCATAGGGTTCTTTACCAAATGGATCGGTGTCGGAAAGAGAGTTCTAGATCTTGGATGTCGCGACGGATCGCTCACACGCTTTTACGCTACCGGAAATACGGTGACTGGTTGTGATATAGACCGGGTGGCTCTCAAGAAAGCTGAGGAAATCGGAATAGAAACGCATTGGTTGGACTTGAATCAAGAGTTCCCTTTTGATCCGGAAACGTTTGATGTTGTTGTGTCAGGAGAGATTCTTGAGCATGTTTACCACGTGGACGATTTTCTGAGCAATGTTCACCGCGTTCTAAAACCGACAGGCATTTTTGTCGGATCCGTCCCAAACACCTTTCATTTAAAGCATCGTTTTCAGTTTCTAATTGGCAAAGAATTCGAAAGCGATTTATCGCATGTTCGGAAATTCAATCCGGCGATTCTGAGAGAAACTCTTGAGCGCAACGGTTTCGTAATGGAGGAGGCAAAAGGTATCGGCGGACGCTTGTTCCCGCTTTTTCCCATGTTCCTGGCGCGATTCTTGATCCGTGTTTGGCCATCACTCTTTTCACGGACAATCCTCTTCCGCGCCGTC is part of the Deltaproteobacteria bacterium genome and encodes:
- a CDS encoding methyltransferase domain-containing protein, with amino-acid sequence MMNEKEKLARFYESHHASGNRYGFVFGDEMRIGFFTKWIGVGKRVLDLGCRDGSLTRFYATGNTVTGCDIDRVALKKAEEIGIETHWLDLNQEFPFDPETFDVVVSGEILEHVYHVDDFLSNVHRVLKPTGIFVGSVPNTFHLKHRFQFLIGKEFESDLSHVRKFNPAILRETLERNGFVMEEAKGIGGRLFPLFPMFLARFLIRVWPSLFSRTILFRAVKH